The following coding sequences are from one Shewanella eurypsychrophilus window:
- a CDS encoding efflux RND transporter periplasmic adaptor subunit, with protein MIKTILRRSSPLLIIIVFGAAAAILISTKEAPEQKEDEVPVPIIDVTRVEQKTVSLNLPSYGVVTPKNKTQLVTEVQGRMLRIAPNFVAGGVVKKGELLAVIEPSDYEADLMQAQASLAQAKAALEEEMAKGEVAKNDWRGYDGGIPPELGLRLPQLKKEQANVKFQQAALARAQRNLERTIIRAPFDGIIKARIVDLGQYVTLGTNLGELYDTRVAEIRLPLANNDLAYLESVDKPDTEVILSASLAGKDVTWTGNIVRSEGVIDAENRMVYLVAEINDPYLRISRKEGQLPLKYGSFVTAVIKGRTVEGIVQLPRHIVRNNQVAVVSSDNIIEIRDVNVVRTDIHSVYIKDSLVDGERISLTKLNNMSTGQAVKILGEMQKNDTGADTPDSETKEQRLASAGEE; from the coding sequence TCGGTGCAGCCGCAGCGATACTCATCAGCACGAAAGAAGCCCCAGAGCAAAAAGAGGATGAAGTCCCGGTACCTATCATTGATGTTACCCGCGTAGAACAAAAAACAGTGTCATTGAATTTGCCATCATACGGCGTCGTCACCCCTAAGAATAAGACCCAACTCGTCACTGAAGTGCAAGGACGCATGCTGAGAATCGCCCCCAACTTTGTTGCCGGTGGAGTCGTCAAAAAGGGCGAACTCTTGGCCGTTATCGAACCCTCTGATTATGAAGCCGATCTGATGCAGGCCCAAGCTTCTTTAGCCCAAGCCAAAGCGGCATTAGAGGAAGAAATGGCTAAAGGCGAAGTCGCTAAAAATGACTGGAGAGGATATGACGGCGGGATCCCACCTGAACTTGGATTACGTCTGCCTCAGCTAAAAAAAGAGCAAGCCAATGTGAAATTCCAGCAAGCTGCACTGGCTCGTGCTCAGCGTAACTTAGAGCGAACCATCATTCGCGCACCTTTCGATGGCATCATCAAAGCGAGAATTGTCGACTTGGGCCAGTATGTCACTCTAGGGACTAATTTAGGTGAACTGTACGATACCCGTGTGGCAGAGATACGTTTACCTTTGGCAAACAACGACCTCGCCTATTTAGAATCTGTCGATAAACCCGATACAGAAGTGATACTCAGTGCCTCTTTAGCCGGGAAAGATGTTACTTGGACGGGAAATATTGTCCGTAGTGAAGGCGTTATCGACGCCGAAAACCGTATGGTTTACCTGGTAGCAGAGATCAATGATCCTTACCTAAGAATAAGCCGTAAAGAGGGTCAACTCCCCCTTAAATATGGCAGTTTCGTCACGGCTGTGATTAAAGGTCGTACGGTAGAAGGTATCGTACAATTACCGCGCCATATCGTACGTAACAACCAAGTCGCCGTTGTATCAAGCGATAACATCATAGAGATCCGCGACGTCAATGTGGTGCGTACTGATATACACAGTGTCTATATCAAAGACAGTTTAGTCGATGGAGAACGTATCTCACTGACTAAACTCAATAATATGTCTACGGGGCAAGCGGTTAAAATTCTCGGTGAAATGCAGAAAAATGATACTGGCGCAGACACTCCAGACTCAGAAACTAAA